A window of the Streptomyces formicae genome harbors these coding sequences:
- a CDS encoding C40 family peptidase, producing MAAQTQLPSLLSRTGAVSALTIAAVGGSLLVPGGAPEAHAASAPATKALKVAASKKGSPYRWGATGPNRFDCSGLTQYAFKRAGKRLPRTAQAQYNRTRHIPASRRKAGDLVFFHWGGAVYHVGIYAGRGKMWHSPKTGSVVKLSKIWTKNVRYGRVR from the coding sequence ATGGCTGCGCAGACACAACTTCCGTCCCTGCTGTCCCGGACGGGTGCCGTTTCGGCTCTGACCATCGCCGCCGTCGGCGGCTCCTTGCTCGTACCAGGCGGCGCACCAGAGGCCCACGCCGCCTCGGCACCCGCGACGAAGGCCCTCAAGGTGGCCGCGTCGAAGAAGGGCTCCCCGTACCGGTGGGGCGCCACGGGCCCCAACCGGTTCGACTGCTCCGGGCTGACGCAGTACGCCTTCAAGAGGGCGGGCAAGCGGCTGCCTCGAACGGCACAGGCCCAGTACAACCGCACCCGCCACATCCCCGCCTCCCGCCGCAAGGCCGGCGACCTGGTGTTCTTCCACTGGGGCGGAGCCGTCTACCACGTGGGCATCTACGCGGGCCGCGGAAAGATGTGGCACTCCCCCAAGACCGGTTCCGTCGTGAAACTGAGCAAGATCTGGACCAAGAACGTCCGGTACGGCCGCGTCCGCTGA
- a CDS encoding DUF6328 family protein, translating into MPDTDPRTPRNDPPPDGTGNPPPDETERDDTKRDDSERDETERDETELERADRNFAELLQELRVTQTGVQILFAFLLTITFTAAFPRLDSFQRGTYVTTLLLSVLAAALFTAPAAVHRGLFRQGAKPEIVTVSSRLAAAGLAVLALALASAVLLVVDVVHGTPEGVVTAVATLLVCAGLWAVLPAMMRRRLDGPAERSPGPGRSDHGPAADAR; encoded by the coding sequence ATGCCCGACACCGACCCCCGTACCCCGCGGAACGATCCCCCTCCGGACGGCACCGGGAATCCGCCTCCGGACGAGACCGAGCGTGACGACACCAAGCGTGACGACTCCGAGCGTGACGAGACCGAGCGTGACGAGACCGAGCTGGAGCGGGCCGACCGCAACTTCGCCGAGCTGCTCCAGGAGCTGCGGGTCACCCAGACGGGCGTGCAGATCCTGTTCGCCTTCCTTCTGACCATCACCTTCACGGCCGCATTCCCCCGGCTCGACTCCTTCCAGCGCGGCACGTACGTCACCACGCTGCTGCTGTCCGTACTGGCCGCGGCGCTGTTCACGGCGCCCGCCGCGGTCCATCGCGGCCTGTTCCGCCAGGGCGCCAAGCCGGAGATCGTGACGGTCTCCTCGCGACTGGCCGCTGCCGGCCTTGCGGTCCTCGCGCTGGCGCTCGCCTCCGCGGTGCTGCTGGTCGTCGACGTCGTGCACGGCACGCCCGAAGGCGTCGTCACCGCCGTGGCGACGCTGCTCGTCTGCGCCGGGCTCTGGGCGGTCCTGCCCGCGATGATGCGGCGAAGGCTCGACGGGCCGGCGGAACGCTCTCCGGGGCCGGGCCGGAGCGATCACGGCCCCGCCGCTGACGCACGCTGA
- a CDS encoding ATP-binding protein, giving the protein MADLQEASVTLPSDPASVSTARRYVTGVLAEWGLPGEAETADTVRLIVSELATNAVQHTFGQSPTFTVALRLERDEQLRIGVTDSHPRWPQRLPAAVQQDNGRGMVIIRWLTAEYGGRLSVIPTPEGGKTVWIALPWTPFQGPSGD; this is encoded by the coding sequence ATGGCAGACCTCCAGGAAGCCTCCGTCACTCTGCCGAGCGATCCCGCCTCGGTCTCCACCGCGCGGAGGTACGTCACCGGCGTCCTCGCCGAATGGGGCCTCCCCGGCGAGGCGGAAACCGCGGACACCGTCCGGCTGATCGTCTCCGAACTCGCCACCAACGCGGTGCAGCACACCTTCGGCCAGTCGCCGACCTTCACCGTCGCCCTCCGCCTGGAACGCGACGAGCAGCTCCGCATCGGTGTCACCGACAGCCACCCCCGCTGGCCCCAGCGCCTCCCGGCCGCGGTCCAGCAGGACAACGGCCGGGGCATGGTCATCATCCGCTGGCTCACCGCGGAGTACGGCGGCCGGCTGTCGGTGATCCCGACCCCCGAGGGCGGCAAGACGGTCTGGATCGCGCTTCCGTGGACACCGTTCCAGGGCCCGTCCGGCGACTGA
- a CDS encoding 8-amino-7-oxononanoate synthase, protein MSQSQPQDPFEWTAEAARLRADAGLVRALRPRPAATPLLDLASNDYLGLTRRPEITAAAAEAALRWGAGATGSRLVTGTTELHAELERELAEFCGFEAALVFSSGYAANLAALTALSTHGSLIVSDAGNHASIVDGCRLSRAETAVVPHADPEAVRKTLDAHPGRRALVVSDSVFSVDGDAAPLKALADVCRAHGAALVVDDAHGFGVLGDGGRGALHAAGLAGATGVVAGLTLSKSLGSQGGAVLGPARVVDHLVNAARTFIFDTGLAPAAAGAALASLRLLRREPELADRARTVATALYERLTDAGLTAARPDAAVVSVQAPSPAAAVRWAADCRDGGLAVGCFRPPSVPDGISRIRLTARADLTDRQIDDAAGVILRAAPPR, encoded by the coding sequence ATGTCGCAGTCCCAGCCCCAGGATCCCTTCGAGTGGACCGCCGAGGCGGCGCGCCTGCGCGCGGACGCCGGACTCGTCCGCGCGCTGCGGCCCCGCCCCGCCGCCACGCCACTGCTCGACCTCGCGAGCAACGACTACCTCGGCCTCACCCGCCGGCCGGAGATCACGGCGGCCGCGGCGGAGGCCGCCCTGCGCTGGGGCGCGGGCGCCACCGGCTCCCGGCTCGTCACCGGCACCACCGAGCTGCACGCCGAACTCGAACGCGAACTCGCCGAGTTCTGCGGCTTCGAGGCCGCGCTGGTCTTCTCCTCCGGGTACGCCGCCAACCTCGCCGCGCTCACGGCGCTGAGCACCCACGGCTCCCTGATCGTCTCCGACGCGGGCAACCACGCGTCCATCGTCGACGGCTGCCGGCTCTCCCGCGCCGAGACGGCCGTCGTGCCGCACGCCGACCCCGAGGCCGTACGCAAGACCCTCGACGCCCATCCGGGGCGGCGCGCCCTCGTCGTCAGCGACTCGGTCTTCTCGGTGGACGGCGACGCGGCTCCGCTCAAGGCCCTCGCCGATGTGTGCCGCGCCCACGGCGCCGCACTGGTCGTCGACGACGCGCACGGCTTCGGGGTGCTCGGCGACGGCGGCCGGGGCGCGCTGCACGCCGCGGGCCTCGCGGGCGCGACGGGTGTCGTGGCCGGCCTCACCCTCTCCAAGTCGCTCGGCAGCCAGGGCGGTGCCGTCCTCGGCCCGGCGCGGGTCGTCGACCATCTCGTCAACGCCGCCCGCACGTTCATCTTCGACACCGGCCTCGCCCCGGCCGCCGCGGGCGCGGCGCTCGCGAGTCTGCGGCTGCTGCGCCGCGAACCGGAGCTCGCCGACCGGGCGCGGACCGTCGCCACCGCGCTGTACGAGCGGCTGACGGACGCCGGACTGACCGCGGCGCGACCCGACGCGGCGGTCGTCTCCGTACAGGCGCCGTCGCCCGCGGCTGCCGTGCGGTGGGCCGCGGACTGCCGGGACGGCGGCCTGGCCGTGGGCTGCTTCCGGCCGCCTTCCGTACCGGACGGCATCTCCCGGATCCGGCTCACGGCGCGGGCCGACCTCACGGACCGGCAGATCGACGACGCGGCCGGCGTGATCCTGCGGGCCGCACCGCCCCGCTGA